A genomic window from Winogradskyella sp. J14-2 includes:
- the cdd gene encoding cytidine deaminase codes for MKEVKIESTFKVYETLSELPDDIQQLMKSAINARKKAYAPYSKFKVGAAILLDNNQVVSGSNQENASYPSGLCAERTAIFYAGAKYPNAKVLKIAITASSQNQVTDTPIPPCGACRQSISEYEIKQDQPIEIYFMGAMGKVVKSNSLANLLPLSFDRSFL; via the coding sequence ATGAAGGAAGTTAAAATTGAATCCACGTTTAAAGTTTACGAAACCTTAAGTGAGCTTCCTGATGATATACAACAATTAATGAAGTCTGCCATAAATGCTAGAAAAAAAGCATATGCACCCTACTCAAAATTTAAAGTAGGAGCTGCAATTCTCTTAGATAACAACCAAGTTGTTAGTGGAAGTAACCAAGAAAATGCATCATACCCTTCTGGTTTGTGCGCAGAGCGTACTGCCATTTTTTATGCAGGTGCAAAATATCCTAATGCTAAGGTTTTAAAAATAGCAATAACAGCATCATCTCAAAATCAAGTAACAGATACACCAATTCCGCCCTGTGGTGCCTGCAGGCAATCCATTTCAGAATACGAAATAAAGCAAGATCAGCCCATTGAGATTTACTTCATGGGAGCCATGGGCAAAGTTGTAAAATCAAACTCTTTAGCAAATTTATTACCACTTAGTTTCGATAGAAGTTTTCTATAA
- the porV gene encoding type IX secretion system outer membrane channel protein PorV produces MKKFAINLITLLTINLVLAQETITFPDQSSVITTGVPFMLIAPDARSASMGDMGVATSVDGFSQQWNPAKYVFSEAKSGVSLSYTPYLSRLVNDISISYVTYFNRLNEFSAVSASFKYFSLGEILLTQGENDPGVNVKPNELTADVAYTLRLADQFSMAVAVRYMRSDLRIDQVDPNADAASTFGADITGYYQSEEEAYNDFNGRWRAGFAIQNLGPKFKYDDGGRENFQPTNLRLGAGFDFIFDEYSKLGITAEVSKLLVPTPPKFGFVDTNGDGEQTDDDPSTPNIDESEPTIITQGQDNDVSFLNGIFQSFGDAPGGFSEELREFTWALGAEYTYQENFAFRAGYFNEAEDKGARKFFAIGAGFKYTTINLDLSYLFSASRVQSPLENTLRFSLTFNFGDGEYNEY; encoded by the coding sequence ATGAAGAAATTTGCAATAAACCTTATCACTTTATTAACAATAAACCTTGTTTTAGCGCAAGAAACTATAACATTTCCAGACCAGTCTTCTGTAATTACAACTGGAGTTCCATTTATGCTTATAGCCCCAGATGCAAGGTCTGCATCAATGGGAGATATGGGTGTTGCAACTTCCGTAGACGGATTTTCTCAACAGTGGAATCCTGCAAAATATGTATTTTCAGAAGCAAAATCAGGAGTAAGTCTAAGCTATACGCCTTATTTAAGTAGATTGGTAAATGATATCTCAATAAGCTACGTCACCTATTTTAACAGACTAAATGAGTTTAGCGCAGTTTCAGCAAGTTTCAAATATTTTAGCTTGGGTGAAATTCTGTTAACCCAAGGCGAAAATGACCCTGGCGTTAATGTAAAACCAAACGAACTCACAGCAGATGTAGCATACACACTTAGACTAGCCGACCAATTTTCTATGGCTGTAGCTGTGCGTTATATGAGGTCAGATTTAAGAATAGATCAGGTAGATCCAAATGCCGATGCAGCAAGTACATTTGGGGCAGACATTACAGGATATTATCAAAGTGAAGAAGAAGCCTATAATGATTTTAACGGTCGTTGGAGAGCTGGTTTTGCGATTCAAAATTTAGGACCAAAGTTTAAGTACGATGATGGTGGCAGAGAAAATTTTCAACCTACAAACTTAAGATTAGGCGCAGGTTTTGATTTTATTTTTGACGAATACAGTAAATTAGGTATAACGGCTGAGGTGTCTAAATTATTAGTTCCAACACCACCAAAATTTGGTTTTGTAGATACCAATGGTGACGGAGAGCAAACAGATGACGATCCTAGTACTCCAAATATTGACGAAAGCGAACCAACAATAATAACGCAAGGGCAAGATAATGATGTCAGTTTTTTAAACGGAATTTTTCAATCTTTCGGAGATGCGCCAGGAGGTTTTAGTGAGGAGCTTAGAGAGTTTACATGGGCTTTAGGTGCAGAATACACCTACCAAGAAAACTTTGCCTTTAGAGCAGGTTACTTTAACGAAGCAGAAGATAAGGGAGCACGTAAGTTTTTTGCTATTGGAGCTGGTTTTAAATACACAACCATTAATTTGGATTTATCATATTTGTTTTCAGCATCAAGAGTGCAAAGTCCATTAGAAAATACATTGCGATTTTCACTGACATTTAATTTTGGTGATGGAGAGTATAATGAATATTAA
- the pdhA gene encoding pyruvate dehydrogenase (acetyl-transferring) E1 component subunit alpha, producing the protein MQKITKEVYLKWYEDMLFWRKFEDKLAAVYIQQKVRGFLHLYNGQEAVLAGALHAMDLTKDKMITAYRNHVQPIGMGVDPKRVMAELYGKATGTSQGLGGSMHIFSKEHRFYGGHGIVGGQIPLGAGIAFGDKYHGSDAVTLCCFGDGAARQGSLHETFNLAMLWNLPVVFVCENNGYAMGTSVERSANHTDIWKLGLGYEMPSGPVDGMNPVKVAEAFDEAIQRARKGGGPSFLEVKTYRYRGHSMSDAQHYRTKDEVEEYKKIDPITQVKEVILENNYATEDEIKAIDKRVKKHVSECEKFAEESPYPEKSVMYDSVYEQEDYPFIQHKL; encoded by the coding sequence ATGCAAAAAATCACCAAAGAAGTTTACCTTAAGTGGTACGAGGATATGTTGTTTTGGCGAAAGTTTGAGGATAAACTTGCCGCAGTATATATTCAACAAAAAGTAAGAGGATTTCTCCACTTATATAATGGTCAAGAAGCTGTTTTAGCAGGAGCTTTGCATGCCATGGACCTAACCAAGGATAAAATGATTACAGCTTACCGTAACCACGTACAGCCTATTGGTATGGGTGTAGATCCTAAACGTGTTATGGCAGAGTTATACGGTAAAGCAACAGGAACCTCTCAAGGATTAGGCGGTTCTATGCACATATTCTCTAAAGAACACAGATTTTATGGTGGTCATGGTATTGTAGGAGGTCAAATTCCACTTGGAGCTGGTATAGCATTTGGTGATAAATATCATGGTAGCGATGCTGTAACTTTATGTTGTTTTGGTGATGGTGCTGCAAGACAAGGCTCGTTGCACGAAACGTTTAATCTTGCAATGCTTTGGAATTTGCCAGTAGTATTTGTTTGCGAGAATAATGGTTACGCTATGGGAACCTCAGTAGAACGTTCTGCAAACCATACAGATATCTGGAAACTAGGTTTAGGGTACGAAATGCCGTCAGGACCAGTGGATGGTATGAATCCTGTGAAAGTAGCCGAAGCATTTGACGAAGCTATACAGCGCGCAAGAAAAGGAGGTGGGCCTTCGTTTTTAGAGGTTAAAACTTATAGGTACAGAGGACATTCAATGTCAGACGCTCAGCACTATAGAACAAAGGATGAAGTTGAAGAATACAAAAAAATAGATCCAATAACTCAGGTAAAAGAGGTTATTTTAGAAAATAATTACGCAACTGAAGACGAGATTAAAGCTATTGATAAACGTGTTAAAAAACATGTTTCTGAATGTGAGAAGTTTGCAGAAGAATCTCCTTACCCAGAAAAGAGTGTGATGTACGATTCTGTATATGAGCAAGAAGATTACCCATTTATACAACACAAATTATAA